Part of the Sporosarcina sp. FSL K6-2383 genome is shown below.
AACTCTTCGGCATCCTGCTTACTACCAATGACAACCTTCATGCCTACTGGCTTCCCAGAATGCAAACGGATTTTATCGATAAAATCAAATAAGGTCGGATAGTCATCAAACTGATGGAAACGGTTTGGACTGTTGATTGTCGTATAGGGTACGACATTACGAATCTCAGCAATTTCTTCCGTCACTTTCTCCCCTTCGACGTGTCCGCCGCGCATTTTTGCCCCTTGCGCTAACTTAATCTCAAATGCCTTGACCTGCGAAATTTCAGCTTTTTCACGTAGCCGCTCCCAACTAAACTCGCCATCTTCCGTTCGGAATCCAAACAATCCCGAGCCAATTTGCGCAATAATATCTGCTCCACCAGCTAAATGGTGTCGCGAAAGACCACCTTCACCGGTATTCATCCAAGCACCCTTCGCCATGCCGATCCCTTTCGACAACGCTGTAATCGCATTTTCCCCTAGTGCACCGTAGCTCATCGCAGATTGACCAAGCATACTGCGCACATGAAAAGGCTGTTGGCAATTCGGTCCGATAATAATTGCATCCTCCTCAGGTAACAGCCAAGGCAATGCCGGTAACTCTTCACGATGCTCTTTCCGTGAAAATAGATAATCACCATCGACGACATAGCGCATTGTATCCACAAGTCCATCATTATCTACACGCATTTCTTCATTTTGTTTCGTAAACATCGCATTGCGGATAAAATAACCCGCCTCATTAAAATCTCGCTTCGATCCAAAACCAATGACACTGTTTAAATATTTACCTGGCATGACCATATGCAAATATTCTTCGCGGTTAAACGGTTCGCCATCATTATCATCATCAAACAAATATTGCCGTAACTCTGGCCCCGTTTTCTCCAGCATATAGCGCATCCGCCCTAAAATCGGGTAATTTCGCAGAATAGCGTGTTGCCTTTGCCTTCTGTCATAAAAATAAAGAAAAAGGATAATCACAATCGGCACAATAATTAGCACCAATGTCGTAATTGAAATACTCTCTAACCAAATCATATATCCACCCCTTCTCCAAGCGTTAATAGATGTTTACCACTAATCAAATCTGTTAATCTTATTCTACAGAACTTTTTGGAGGGATTCCATGGTCATCGAATTATTAACTGCACATGCATCCGTGCGAAAATATAAGAACAGTCCACTATCAAAAGAAAATGTAGCCGAACTTGTTCGTGCAGGGCAGCATGCCGCAAGCTCTAATTTTGTACAAGCGTACTCCGTTATCCATGTTACAGACGCCGACAAACGGGCGAAGCTAGCTGAACTCGCGAAAAATCCACAACAAATTTTATCGGCAGGTGCCGTGCTTGTTTTCTGTATGGATTTTCATCGCATTCAACAAGGCGCGATTTCCCTTGGGAAAGAAATTGATTTTTCACACGCAGAAAACCTACTTGTCGGTGTGACAGATGTCGCCCTATTCGCCCAAAACGTCGCGATTGCGGCGGAATCACAGGAATACGGTATTTGCTATATCGGCGGCGTGCGTAATGCCCCCGAAGAAATTAGTATACTGTTCAACCTACCCACAGGCGTTGCACCCCTATTTGCTATGACGATAGGTGTTCCCGACGAGGCAAATGAAGTGAAACCGAGATTGCCGATAGAAGCCATCCTTCACGAAAATAACTATGATTATGATAAATATAAAGACATCATCCCTATTTATGATGAAATCATGAATGACTATTACCAAGGCCGCGGCTCAAACCAGAAAAACGCCGCTTGGTCCGACTCTATGGCACAGTTTTTAGGCACACCCAAACGGACTCATATGAAGGACTTTTTGAAAAAACAGGGATTTGAATTTAACTAGGAGTGATCAGTATGACATTTGAAGAATTACTAGAAGTACTTACACATCGTATAACAGATGGGTCTTTCATTAACGCAACCATCAGCCAACCCCGTACAAAAACAGACGAATTGAAGCGGGTAAAAGTAAAACCTGTAGAAATAAAAGGGCAGCTACACATCCAATTTGAATATCAGTATGAACGCATTTTAAAACACGACAATGTCACACCCGATAAATTACAGAGCCATTTACAACAACTGCTTGAACGTTTCAAACAAATTCACGCCGAGTTTTCAGACGAAAAAATCCATGTCCAATTATCTAAAAAATTCAAGGTGATGTGGAAATCGGACAAAGTGAGCTCTGGAAAAGTGGCAGATTTGTCTCACAACCGGAAGAAAAATTATTTATTGGACGAAAACACACCATATCCATTTCTTGTACGACTTGGTGTTCAAACACCCGATGGTAAAGTGAAAAAGCAAAAACACGATAAATTTAGGCAAATTAATCGCTTCGTTGAATTTATTGACGACTCACTTACCCATTTGCCAAAAGACCGCACTGTACGTATTCTAGATTTTGGCTCAGGGAAATCGTATTTGACGTTCGCGCTGTATCATTATTTACGCATCGAAAAAGGACTCGATATTAAAGTAACGGGGCTTGATTTGAAAAAAGAAGTGATTGAGGAATGTAGCCTTATCGCGCAAGATCTTGGTTACGATGATTTGGAGTTTCTTGTCGGTGACATTAACGACTACAATGACGAAACCTCTGTCGATATGGTTGTCACGCTGCATGCCTGCGACGTCGCGACAGATATGGCACTTGCTCGAGCAGTGAAATGGGGAGCAAAAGTCATCTTGAGTGTTCCTTGCTGTCAGCATGAACTGTTCTCTCAAATTAATTCCCCCGCGCTCGACGTCATGCTCCAGCACGGACTCATCAAAGAACGTTTTGCTGCACTTGCTACCGATTCTATACGAGCTGAACTATTATCGCTTGTCGGCTACGAAGCACAATTGCTAGAATTCATTGATATGGAACATACACCGAAAAACGTCTTAATACGGGCTTATCTTACGGGGCGAGAGCCGTCTGCTGATGACCATAAACGATATAGAGACTTTAGAAATTTACTGAATGCTGAGCCATTTTTAGAGAAGGAACTAGGAGATTTGTTGACTAAATAAGCAAACTCCCTCCACGTTTACTTTAATGTGGAGGGAGTTTTTGGTCATCACTTTATCTGATTAAACTCTTCTTCAGTGACCTCCAATTGCGTCTAGGTTTTGAATTGTGCTTGCGCAATTAACTCCCTTCAAAATCTGTGACATCCGCCGGAGGCTTAACTTGAATCAGCAGGGAGTTTGGACTTCTGCCGATTCAAGTTAAAATTTCCTGTCATAGGTGACCTTGCACTTCTCCAGTCCCTCTTGACACTTCTGTTCGTTTAATTACCCCATCATCTAACTCTTTTCTAAAATAAAAATGATCGCTTTCTTCTTATACTCTTCCCAACCATCGCGCCGACAGAAATGTTCAATTTCTCTCCAACTAGGCATAGCTGATAAGGGACTTACGGTTTCATGATCTGGTTGGGCGAATTGCCCAACACTCTCCAATGTCCCCTGCTGGAATGTCGCAACTGAACTGTTCTCGAAGGGCAACTCCTCCCCAAACTCTTTCTTTAAATATTAGTTTCAATAATAATGGTTCCATGAGAAATTTCTCCTCTAACTTTTTATCTAGCGTGGGCTAATGAGTGCCAACCTACAATGTACCACCCAAAATTTTATCGATTTACCAGTACTGACGTATAGCATCTTAATCTTTAATATACTAGCCGATGACTTTGCAGGCCACCATGAATGTAGGAATGCCGAGCTATTTTTTTCAGCGAATAATAAAATAGTAAATCATTAAAACTTCATTTGCTATCAGACTGGAAAAAATTATCGATTTTTCAGTGGCAAATAAGTTAATTGAATCATATACTGAATATTCAACATTCATTAAGAGAGGAGACTTTAATTTGACTGGTCGATTTTACCGCTTAGTTGTTTGTTTTACTGTCATTTTGATGATTGGTATATGTTCACAACATTGGAAAGCCTCTGCAAACTCATCAGATTCTATCATAAAGATTTTCCTTGATACAAAGATGCTTGAAACGAAAACCCCAGCTAAGATTAAAAATGGTACGACATTAGTTCCTGTACGAGCCGTATTTGAGTCCTTAGGCATGAAGGTTGTTTGGGAGTCGAAGAAACAATTGCTGACGGTGAAAGACAATGAGAAGACAGTTACTTTAGTTGTTGGAGAAAAAAAGGCTACAGTAAATAATCAAACCATTACACTCCAAGCGGCAACAGAGAATATTGACGGGACCTTGCAAGTGCCGCTCCATTTGATTGGGGATGCGACGGGGGCTATTGTTTACTGGGATCCCTATGTCGCGGAGGTTTCTATTCTTACAACGAAATTCATAAAAGACAATAATATTGATAAGGTAGAGTTGGATAAAGAGGTCAAAGAGTATTTAGATTCGAAAGCAAGGGAAGAGGCTGCTAAGAAAAAGGAGGATTCAAAGCCTAAAATCCCCAAAAAAACAGCAACTCCTGTAGATTTGACTAAATTAAATGGTATGTATACTGGATTCCGTGATGATTTTGGAGGGTATGAATGTGGCGGCATGTGCTGGGACACCTACACCTTCTTGCCGAATAAAAAAGTTCTAATCGGCCCGCCAGCAAATGGAGGTCCAGAAACGATTGATTGTAAAAAAGAGAAATGCCTGACGTATTCGATTAGCAAGGGGCAGCTAAAGCTCAGCAACGGTAAATCCTTTCCAATCCAAAAATCAAAAAAGGGTTATCTTATGATAAACAAGACGACGTTAGATAAGGTGCAACCTGTTCCTAAAGGAACTGTTTTTAATAATAAGTATACCTTTATCGGGTACTCTGGCTTAATCGGCGTCACTCCAGCCGCTCGTTCGTGGACATACAAATTGACTCTTAAAGCAAATGGAACATTCGAGCTATCTGGTGTGACTATAGGTAGTTTGACGGCAAACAGTAATATTTCGACACAAACTAGCCATCCTGGAAAAGTAGAAAAGGGGAAATATAAGATTCAAAACAATACGATTACGATGACAGGTAGTGACGGCAAAGTTCATAAATCTTTATTCTTTATTCATGATTCCGACGTAGATGATATTCAAATTGGGACACGTAACTATTATGTCAATTAGGGTCTCCGATTATCGATTATGATTTTATCAAGAGACATAGATGCTAGCTCATCTTCTCGTAGTTTCGGGTGAACCTGTTGTTTCATTTGCCGCAGAAGATTGACATGTAAAAATGGCGTAAACCCGGTAGATGTTTAGTACATCAACCGGGTTTTCAAATGTTATCATTATATTTCACGAAAATGGGGACAGGTCGTAATTATTAAATGAATAGACTCACATCCACATTTCAATCCTTTTTTATAATTCCCCTGCGCACGACTTTCGAAAATCAAAACTACTTTAACTCATCAACATACTTGAAAACATGGGCCCTTACCCGCTCTTTTTCTTCATCCGTTAAATTTTTCGTTTCACCCATTACCACCGATATATCTGGTGCTAAAATAGTCGTCGGCTCCATCAGTTCGACTTGCTCCTTCCTACTGTCAATAGTATTATGCAACTTCAGTTCTTTCGAGAAAGTGTAGCTGACAATCGTGTTGACATAGTTGCCATTCAAATCATAAAAATCCGTGATGGACGATACTTCTGCGTGCAATTTACTATTCCATTCTTTGAAGAGAACGACGCTGTTCTCTCTTTTATATCCTGTTTTCACATAGAGGCCTGAACTGTTTGGCGTATCGGACATTGTTTCAATCGTGAACGCTTCCACATGTTCGACCACCTCTGCTTCACTACAGGCAACCAGTAATAAAGCCATCCCTAACATAAAAAATAATTTCCGCATAGACCCCCAGCTCACCGGAACATTATATTGACTATATTTCCCAAACCCCATTTCCTTCATCGCTCCCCCTTCCCTATTCCAACGTCACATCCAAAAACACATACTCATCCCGTTCATGCTGCCCTGAAAAAATGACTGGCACACGCCCGCTGAAAATCGGTCCGTCTACGACAACTGTATGGAATTCACCTGATTCCCCACACGAATCAATACCGAGTGCATCCAATTCATCCATCAGCTCCACAGTAAATTTACGCCCTATAAAGTGTGCAGGCATCATCTTTGTGTTGACAACAACAATATAGGCCTCGAATCCAGCTACAACGAATTCCTCTAACAAGCTACGGCGCGGTTCAAGCCATAATGGGTGCACCGCTTCCATTTCAACCTTTGCACATGTTTTCTGCACCCATTGCAAATGATCTTCAAGGTCGATATCTCCGAAAACAGCGTGGTCAATGCCTAGTCCCTTACAGGCCAGCATGGCATCCAAAAACTGTTCTTCATAGCTACTCCAACTTGCACCCCGAATCATCAAAGGCACACCCAATTTTTCCGCTTGCGCTTCAACAACTGCAAAAGGTAATGCATGCGATTTGGACCGTTCTTCATCCTCTTCAAACATTGTCCATAATCGCTTCGAAATGCCTCCTGCTTGTTCCGTTCGATAATACGCCATCGCGGAATCTTTTCCACCACTCCATGACGCGACAAATGATATGCCTTTCATTTCGCACGCTCCTCACCTTGCTCTTGTATTTATTTTACCATAGCATTACGATTATCTTACAAAAAATTCCGTGAACTAGAACACTTTCATAAAACCAAACTTTTCACAGCTATGCCCCGTCAAATAACTGTAACGTGTTCGCGACATGTTGAAAAATGGAGAAGGTGAATCTTTTGTCATGACAAAAAATGAGAAGTTTGAACTAGTAGAACAGTTTATAGTCGAAAATCGCGAAGCCCATTATCGGCTGGCGTATAGCTATGTACGCAATAAAGAAAATGCACTCGATATTGTGCAAGATGCCATTGTGAAAGCACTGCATTCAGTGGATCGACTCGATGAAATCGCTTATATGAAAACGTGGTTCTATCGGATTGTCATCAATACCGCTATTGATTTTATTCGCAAGCATCAACGGGTAACAGTGATGGAAGATGATGTTCTCGGTAGCTTTTTGCCGCAGCAGGAAGACGAGTTCACTGATATGGACTTGCAACAGGCCATCGACCAGCTACCGCCAAAACATAGGACCCTCATCATTCTACGATTTTTTGAGGATTTGAAGATTGATGAAATCGCTGAAGTGACGGGCGACAACGTCAATACAGTCAAAACGAGATTGTATACAGCTTTGAAAAAATTACGCATCGAGGTCGGAGAGGAGTTCAGATGATGAAGAAACTAGACAAGTTAAAAAAGGATTATAAGGACACGGAAATCCCACCCGAATTAGGGGATATTGTCAACGCATCCATCCAAAAAGCAAAGGCTTCACGTAAGAAACGTCCCGCACTTAAACAGTGGACACTTGGGGCCGCAGCAGCTGCTGCTCTTTTCATCGGCAGCATCAATATGAGTCCATCATTCGCACAGGCAATGGCCAATGTTCCCGTACTTGGCGCATTCGTCAACGTCTTAACCGTGCAACAATTGACGGTGGATAAGGAAACCTATCAAGCAGATATTTCTACACCTGCAATTGACGGATTGGCAGATAAAGAGCTACAAGCAGCATTAAACAATAAATATATCAAAGAAAACAAAGCGCTCTTTGAACAATTTGAACAGGACGTTGCGGAAATGGAAAAATCGGGGGATGGTCATCTTGGCGTGATGGCTGGATATGAAATTAAAACAGATACAGATCAGCTACTATCCATCGCACGCTATGAAGTAAACATCGTCGGGTCTTCTTCAACCATTATGACCTATGATACGATCGATAAAGAGAACAGTATTTTAATCACATTGCCAAGCCTTTTTAAAGACAAGAGTTATGTCGATGCCCTTAGCTCATACATCTTGGGTGAAATGACACAGCAAATGACAACTGATGAAAATATCGTGTACTTTTTAAAAGACGAGTCGCAGGAAGGCTTTGAAAAAATTAGATCCGATCAAGATTTCTATATTACGGCTGATAATAAGCTCGTTATTTCATTCCAAAAATACGAAGTCGCACCTGGCTCTATGGGCATCGTGACGTTTGAAATTCCGACAGACGTTTTGGATGGACATTTGGTAAGTGATACGTATATTAAATAAGTCACAAAAAAAGCAGACACGCAATTATGTCTGCTTTTTGCTAATTATTTAAGACGGCATTTTCGTATCAGTTGGTTGCGCGTAGCCTTCTTTATACGTTTCGTCAATAAAGTTACGTACTTCTGTCAATGATTTTCCTTCTTGCGTCATCTTGACAGATTGTACCGCAATTTCAAGGCAAACTTGGCAACGTGTGCCGTGGTCGTCCCAAACAACAGACCCGTCTTCACGTATCTCATCGATGAAACAGTTTGTGTTACTCTCATGTCCTGCACTATCGCCGCAACCACAATAACATGGCATATAGTCAAGGATGTCCGTTGCTGTTCCCGCAACTTGGTAGACGAGGCGCATCTCTTCTGATTTATCATCTAAAAAAGCTGGCAACTCTGCAGCAGAGGCCGTTACTTCCTGTAAATCACCGTTTGGTAATTGCTTATGTTGTCCCGCTTCCAAATGGCCTGTTTCATGATCTGTTTCAGCGTTCTGACCACATGCTGCGAGGACAAGTGTCATAGCAAATAAAATGAGCATCAATCGTTTTTTCATGATATGTCCACTCCCCATTTTCTTATATACAATCCATCATAGCCCAAAACGATAATTTGATGGGTTACAGAATTGTGGACAATAACGAAAAGCGTAGGGCGCCCGTTAGACGCGACAGGCATAAGTCGATCTAGCGACGTGGCGCCCTTTGCCACACAGCTAGATTGCTTATGACCCGAGCGGCTGGTGCCTGTAGCTGGACAATTAGGAGTTTCGTCGATTGTCTTGTTGTTTAATCCAATGACGAATGCCTTTCCCAGCATGGGGCTCGTCTAAAAAGCGAGGAATGACATGTAAATGTGCATGCGGAATGGACTGACCGCCCGTTTTCCCAGTATTCCAACCGACTGAATAACCATCATGTCCATGCCGCTCTTCCAAAAAGGTCTTTGTTTTTAATAGGAGTTCCCGCGTATCATTCCATTCTTCCGCCGTTAACGAAAACACGTCTTGCACATGCCGTTTCGGAACAATTAAACCGCTTCCTTCCAAAACTTGTTGCTCGGAAGGTTTTTGAATATAAGCGCATGTAGCGTTCTCGAAAATAATTTGTTGCTCTGGATCTGCGAGCAAATTACAATACGGGCATTC
Proteins encoded:
- a CDS encoding FMN-binding glutamate synthase family protein, coding for MIWLESISITTLVLIIVPIVIILFLYFYDRRQRQHAILRNYPILGRMRYMLEKTGPELRQYLFDDDNDGEPFNREEYLHMVMPGKYLNSVIGFGSKRDFNEAGYFIRNAMFTKQNEEMRVDNDGLVDTMRYVVDGDYLFSRKEHREELPALPWLLPEEDAIIIGPNCQQPFHVRSMLGQSAMSYGALGENAITALSKGIGMAKGAWMNTGEGGLSRHHLAGGADIIAQIGSGLFGFRTEDGEFSWERLREKAEISQVKAFEIKLAQGAKMRGGHVEGEKVTEEIAEIRNVVPYTTINSPNRFHQFDDYPTLFDFIDKIRLHSGKPVGMKVVIGSKQDAEELASFMHETSMGPDFISLDGGEGGSGATYQDLADSVGLPLRSSLILLDDALKKYGVRDSVKIIASGKITTPDRAAIALSMGADLVQIARGFMISVGCIMAHKCHTNDCPTGVATTDQKLQQALVVEEKKYRVTNYILTMREGLFRIAAAAGLDSPTKFDRQHVVYKDARGRTFPVE
- the nfsA gene encoding oxygen-insensitive NADPH nitroreductase, which encodes MVIELLTAHASVRKYKNSPLSKENVAELVRAGQHAASSNFVQAYSVIHVTDADKRAKLAELAKNPQQILSAGAVLVFCMDFHRIQQGAISLGKEIDFSHAENLLVGVTDVALFAQNVAIAAESQEYGICYIGGVRNAPEEISILFNLPTGVAPLFAMTIGVPDEANEVKPRLPIEAILHENNYDYDKYKDIIPIYDEIMNDYYQGRGSNQKNAAWSDSMAQFLGTPKRTHMKDFLKKQGFEFN
- a CDS encoding SAM-dependent methyltransferase yields the protein MTFEELLEVLTHRITDGSFINATISQPRTKTDELKRVKVKPVEIKGQLHIQFEYQYERILKHDNVTPDKLQSHLQQLLERFKQIHAEFSDEKIHVQLSKKFKVMWKSDKVSSGKVADLSHNRKKNYLLDENTPYPFLVRLGVQTPDGKVKKQKHDKFRQINRFVEFIDDSLTHLPKDRTVRILDFGSGKSYLTFALYHYLRIEKGLDIKVTGLDLKKEVIEECSLIAQDLGYDDLEFLVGDINDYNDETSVDMVVTLHACDVATDMALARAVKWGAKVILSVPCCQHELFSQINSPALDVMLQHGLIKERFAALATDSIRAELLSLVGYEAQLLEFIDMEHTPKNVLIRAYLTGREPSADDHKRYRDFRNLLNAEPFLEKELGDLLTK
- a CDS encoding copper amine oxidase N-terminal domain-containing protein; amino-acid sequence: MTGRFYRLVVCFTVILMIGICSQHWKASANSSDSIIKIFLDTKMLETKTPAKIKNGTTLVPVRAVFESLGMKVVWESKKQLLTVKDNEKTVTLVVGEKKATVNNQTITLQAATENIDGTLQVPLHLIGDATGAIVYWDPYVAEVSILTTKFIKDNNIDKVELDKEVKEYLDSKAREEAAKKKEDSKPKIPKKTATPVDLTKLNGMYTGFRDDFGGYECGGMCWDTYTFLPNKKVLIGPPANGGPETIDCKKEKCLTYSISKGQLKLSNGKSFPIQKSKKGYLMINKTTLDKVQPVPKGTVFNNKYTFIGYSGLIGVTPAARSWTYKLTLKANGTFELSGVTIGSLTANSNISTQTSHPGKVEKGKYKIQNNTITMTGSDGKVHKSLFFIHDSDVDDIQIGTRNYYVN
- a CDS encoding diphthine--ammonia ligase, coding for MKGISFVASWSGGKDSAMAYYRTEQAGGISKRLWTMFEEDEERSKSHALPFAVVEAQAEKLGVPLMIRGASWSSYEEQFLDAMLACKGLGIDHAVFGDIDLEDHLQWVQKTCAKVEMEAVHPLWLEPRRSLLEEFVVAGFEAYIVVVNTKMMPAHFIGRKFTVELMDELDALGIDSCGESGEFHTVVVDGPIFSGRVPVIFSGQHERDEYVFLDVTLE
- a CDS encoding RNA polymerase sigma factor — protein: MTKNEKFELVEQFIVENREAHYRLAYSYVRNKENALDIVQDAIVKALHSVDRLDEIAYMKTWFYRIVINTAIDFIRKHQRVTVMEDDVLGSFLPQQEDEFTDMDLQQAIDQLPPKHRTLIILRFFEDLKIDEIAEVTGDNVNTVKTRLYTALKKLRIEVGEEFR
- a CDS encoding DUF3298 domain-containing protein; this encodes MMKKLDKLKKDYKDTEIPPELGDIVNASIQKAKASRKKRPALKQWTLGAAAAAALFIGSINMSPSFAQAMANVPVLGAFVNVLTVQQLTVDKETYQADISTPAIDGLADKELQAALNNKYIKENKALFEQFEQDVAEMEKSGDGHLGVMAGYEIKTDTDQLLSIARYEVNIVGSSSTIMTYDTIDKENSILITLPSLFKDKSYVDALSSYILGEMTQQMTTDENIVYFLKDESQEGFEKIRSDQDFYITADNKLVISFQKYEVAPGSMGIVTFEIPTDVLDGHLVSDTYIK
- a CDS encoding PCYCGC motif-containing (lipo)protein; protein product: MKKRLMLILFAMTLVLAACGQNAETDHETGHLEAGQHKQLPNGDLQEVTASAAELPAFLDDKSEEMRLVYQVAGTATDILDYMPCYCGCGDSAGHESNTNCFIDEIREDGSVVWDDHGTRCQVCLEIAVQSVKMTQEGKSLTEVRNFIDETYKEGYAQPTDTKMPS
- a CDS encoding HIT domain-containing protein produces the protein MYKTECPYCNLLADPEQQIIFENATCAYIQKPSEQQVLEGSGLIVPKRHVQDVFSLTAEEWNDTRELLLKTKTFLEERHGHDGYSVGWNTGKTGGQSIPHAHLHVIPRFLDEPHAGKGIRHWIKQQDNRRNS